ATTCTTTCTCTTAATATCAATAAAGTTCCCGCTTGACAAGAAGCATATGCTTTCCTCTGAGAAGGCTGATTCATCAGGAAACAGTTCTCTGCAACTTCTAGTCTTAACCGTTGTTTATGGGAAGACTTATTTGTAGTGAATCAAGAAATATATTCTAGAAATATATTCTAGAAATCAATTCTAGTCTGTGttttttggaagtgtttttctCTGGCTAGTCCACGAAGTACTCTGGGATAATTTTTCTATCTTCTTGATGTCTCTTTAGGAGGTGAAATATCCGGAGTATTTGGACCTGAGAGCCTACATGTCGCAGTCAATGGGAGAACCACTGCTCTATGCCTTATACGCGGTGCTGGTACATCACGGTGTCAGCTGTCACTCAGGACACTATATATGCTATGTAAAGGTAGAAGTCAACAGCATTTCTAACAGGGTAAAGGTTGTGCTGGCAAACCAATTAAAGCATGACTAGCAGCTACTGTTTCTAGGGAAAAagatttcattatatttttatttgacatGTGTGTATTTTGTTCCTATCCGTGATTTCAACTGGAAAACGTGCAATTCACCTAAAGAAATCATTGTCTTTATTTGCAGGCTGGTAATGGACTTTGGTATCAGATGAATGATGCTAAAGTAGTGCATACTGACATTAAAAGAGTTCTTGGTCAGCAAGCTTACATACTTTTTTATATCAGGTAATAACAAATCTTAAAATGTGTTCAGAAGAGATTTACTTTCCTgttattgatatttttctgttttgcaagtgtttttctTGCTAGTCCCGGGAGAAGATTATTATTTGTCTAATTCAGTTCTGTCTAACCTGAAATTCTCTGTGTCGTTTATTATCTTTTGTTGCTTGGCCTTAAACTGCAGCACTTGTGTAAATTGCTATCTATGTGTTATCTGTAGCTGGCTACTttagagaaggagagaaatgaaGGTCATCTGTGGTGTAAGAATGAATTATTGCTCTGCAAGTGATAGTCTTAGTAGGAAGACTGTTCTCTACTTTTCAGTCTGTAGTCTTGGCGAAGCCTTCTGTAGAGAAGGCTTCCATATCGTATGAGCTGTTCCTCTAAAATGATAGGATGGGATTTAATCCAAGAGtaggctgaaagaaaaactaaactaCGATCACTGCTCTTTTCTGAAGGCGCTATGATTTGACACTTGGAGAACGTGCGTTTTACTTGCCAGCACCATCTTATCCCTGTTCATTCCCTCCTGGTCAGCAGGGGGCTAATAGTAAGCAGGCTGGATTTCTGGGACCACGACTTCTTCCTCATATGATTAAGGTAATTCAGGGAAGCGGGAGGGCAGATAACGGCACCAAACTGCTagtgggtttggggtttggtgtggggttttttgtttggttttcggcatcttagttttgttttccttcccacgCTGCAGCTTTCTTCACAGCCCTCATGCTACAGCCAGAGTCATTCAAACAGTGGTTACTGCTAAATTGTGCAGCCATGCGACTCCATTACTTTATACCTCCAAGACAGCTTTCTAAAGCACAGAGAGCTACGCTCTTTGACTATTTAAGCAGAGTGTACTAATCCTCAAATCATTTAAAAGAGGACTTGTTTTTCCTATCCTCGTCACTTTAGCTAAGACAGGGAAAACTAAATGTCTTATTCCTGAGCACCAGAACGATTACTTCAGGCTTTTCAGGGTATgtttaaaggggaaaataaatatatttgggaATAGCAGCAGGTAATGTTAAGTTGCTTGGCTGTTTTTCAAAGATGATGTTAATTTGATACCAATCTGCAGTAAACCAAAAGCAGGAATTGAATACGCTTATTGGACTTGCATTTATCCTTAAAGGgcagtgtgtttttctttttaggtgTTAAGACCATTTGTAGAAACACTCAGTAGGAGagttttgtgtttcaaaatgttACATGCAGTGTTTGCGTTAATCCATCttgcaatttcttctttttaaatacagaattcaAGCCGTTTAAATGGAAATGGATCCATAAAAGAGGACACAAAGACCACTGGTGTCACCCTAAAAAGGCCATCTTCAGCACCACCAATGGCCTGTGTTCAAAACCAGGCAATTACCAGGCCTTCAATGACTGATACgtcaagaaaacagaagatcaCCATCAGTATTCACAATAAATTGCCTGCTCGTCAGACTGTGTCACAGCCTGACTGTCTTAGCAGTGCTGTGGAGGATGAAGATCTCTACCAGGCTGTTCCTTCATCCACAATTACAAATTCGGTAATGCAAATgaagcaaatgcaaacaaacaaaaaagtttctgaTGAAATTTTTGTGGAGCCAACAGTGAATGAAAATCCTAAACTCAGCTCTGATAACACAGTCCCTTATGGTGCAGAATCTTCAGGAAAATCTGAGGAGGAGTCAAAGGGCttatttcaaaggaatttgAAATGCAATGCAATGTCCTCTAATGGAATTTTGGTTGGAAAGGTAGTCCGTACATTGCAGCATTCCAATTCTTCCTGTCAGAATGCTGACAAAGGAAGATCCCAGCATGAGCTGCCAAAAACAGATTCACTAAATGGTGCTATTAGGTTAGTTACTGAATCTAAAGAAAACGGACTGAAACTTGATGATTCCACTTGCCGAGTTGAACCTGTTAAACCTTCTGAGATgttcttttctaaaacaaatggATTGCTTGAAACATAGATTTGCTCCATCGAGAATTTCTCACCTACGATGTATTCGGGAGTGTTTATTGTGTTCCTAATTCAGGTGAAAtactgagaaaacacagcacacaTGTGATCGTAAGGACTTTGTGGTATTATCCCCTTAGAATTTGCAGACCTGAGCTTACATTAGAACTTGTCAACTTAAGCTCAGCTGAGATAAAAATTCCTAAGTTTCATAAAGTAGATTTTGGGGGGTGAGTTGGGGTTATCTTTGAAGTGTAGATAATGCATACAACTCACAGCGGTCTTGCTTACCATTTAATGGAGACATTCTGACAAGACTAGTCCTCAGTACTACtacaaatagtatttttttgtctgctgACTTGTGCGTTTTAATTGCAGATGCCTGGAGCTATGCCTTCAGTCAATCGAGAAGTCATCACGGAGTCCTTCAGAGCCAGCCAGCTGAACAGCTTGTCAGAGGAAATGAGGTAAAATGAGCACAGTCTGATTAAGACAAGACTTTATGGAAGTTCGTTACAGTTTTATCTGTCTACTAATAGTATTTAATGGAAGGATTTAAATTAGTACAATTCCATACTGTGTGTCCAGTGTCACGAACAGAACTAATGATCAGCACTGAGCATATCACTCTGATGCAGGTTGGTGCCTCAAGGAGAACTTGTGTTCCTTTATAgaatgtttttccatttttctccactGTCTGGAGAAACACTGGCTGTTCCCCGCTCGCCCCTATGCCTTTTTTCTCAGAGCAGCAGGTGGAAGGAGACAGATGCGTTTGCTTTTTTAGTGCAATGGCTTCAGaagcaagaggggaaaaagcacTTTCTCTGGGAGCTGAAGAAGGTGTCCTAATCACAGGAGAGGTTTCTAAATGGCATATCTTTGCGAGCGTTCCTGTAGTCcggaggtttttgtttgtttgtttgcctttggaAGGTTTTACTCTTAATATTCACGTCCTTCAGCAGAAGTGAGAaatgggtttttattttatgcagtgTTGCGGAACCTCCGAAATCTCCTGGGAATGATGAATACCTCGCCCAGTACCAATGTGATGACCGTGGAGACaaggagaaagcaagaagaTCAAAAGAACGTGAcctcatttcaaaagaaaatgttttgtccGGCAAAGAGTCTTGTGAGCCTGGTGAGAAATTGCGGCAAACTTCCTCTCTCGAGTCTGACACTGAATGTAGCTCTAACAATCTTTCTTCCTTAGCTATTGCAGATAGACGCCAAGATACAAAGGACAAGACTAAAACCACTGAGAAAGAGCATTACCGAAGCAAGAGGGAACATGCTCCTAGTGAAGAGAAGGAGAGTCAAAAAGCAGGTCCTTCCAGCAAGAGGAGGTGTTCTCAGAGCGTGGAATTTGTTGAGCAAAAGAGTCACAAGCAGGAGTACTGGGAGGGAAGCAGGTACAGATCTTTCCCTCGTGAAAGAAACAGCCCTGAGAATGGCAGAAGAGCAGTCAAATATTCAAAGTACAGATCTGGCAGCGGAGGAAGATCAGAACAAGGTAGCAATAGGTACTACCGATCCAAAGGGGAAAGAAGTTGGAGCAGAGAAAGATACTATCGAGACGAAGCACGGAGATGGGAAAGATGTGGCTATTACAAGGATTACTATTCACCTCATGCGACAGGAGACAGTAGAGAGAGAAAGTTCTCTCACGGCGATTCAGCCTTTGACAGATCGACTGCAACTTACTACAGCAGGTCACATAAGCATTATCATTACAAAAGCGGATGGCCTCACGGTTCCCTCTTGAGAGAGGAAGATGTACGTCGCTTTGGCACACCCCGAGCAGACTTGCATCGTTGCTCGGTACCTCAGCAACATTCCAGAAGACATTCTCGTGAAAGACATGCGCTTCCACCTGTGTCAGCTCATTTGGAGAACTGTCGccagaaaactgaaacagaaggaaacagaaaaagaaaatatacccGTGCAGAAGGTAGTGAAAgtgaaatagaaaggaaagacagaaagatagAAAAGGAGCTTGTAGGtggtgaaaaaaatgcaaaaatatcacaagttctggaagaaaaagaagtctaaGGATAAAGATGGAGAGAAGGATTCCAAGTAAGCAAGGATTCCAGCATACTCCGCATTTTTTATCCTAATTCTTTTCTGGGTGCTTCTCatgtcttccttttattttatttatttttttttttttttctggtagtttCTAAGTTCTTTAGATAGCACCAGCTGGCTGGGGATCATGTTGTTAGGTTGATCAGTGAAGACAGGAAAGCTCTTGCTGAATTGTGTCAGAGCACTAGCTTTGGACCACATAGTTCGAATCACATCCGTACACCATTCCAGATTAggttaaaagattttttctgcttgcacGTATTCCAGAGCTAGCCGTTGTTAATGATCTGTGTACAAACCAGGACCTATGGTCCTTCAATCTGACGGCTTAAGTTTGCTGCATCTAAAGTAAGTTGCGTGTGCACAAAGCACCACAAAATAGCTGACATGCTGCAAATCATCACCTGTGGTAAAATAAATCAGGTTTCATATAGGCAACAAGTgccacatctttttttccctttttaacttgcatgtttctttcagacttcatgatttgtgtttctgtgcGCTCCGCTTTGACAATGCCAATCGCAAGcgtaagaaaaagaagaaaaaggagaagaaaaagaagaaaaaggagaaacaccAGGAAAGCGAAAGGCTCCTTGGAACACTTAGATCCTCGTTTCCAGAAGATAACGcgggagaagaaggaagaatgcCATCCTCCAGATGGCTCTTCATGTCAGTAATGCAGAAGTGAGAGCAGTAAACAACCTTACAAGGAAGGGAAGACTTCCAGTGCAGGCGAAAGCAAGAAATACTGCTCCATCGCATCCAACGACTATACTAAAGGTAAGCGGCCGCAGCGTGTGTGAGGAATTCCTTTTATATTAATCTCGAGATTATTTCAAACAGTCTTGAAGTGCTTGATGACTTAACAGTCTGCAGATTTATtatcaaatcaaaaaaaaaccccacttggtagactatttttttcccagttttgaaTGGCCACTAGGAAAGAAGGCCTGAAATAAAGAGGTTAAAGGCAAATGGTTTTCATTTGGTTTGATGATGAAGTGGCAAACAAGAGGAAGAGTTGCAAGCTCCCTTCTTAAATTCAGTCCAGCCAAGTAGGAAAAGTAAATGTGGACAGCTGTATCTTGGCAAAGAAGATAGTAGGGAGCAAGGAGGTTTAGCAGTCAAGATGGAAGGTGATGCCATGAGGCTTAGAGGCTAGTAATGTTCTAATGAATCACAGCCTTCCTAAAAAAAACCTGCCTGAACAATTCACGTGAATAACATACTACCTTCAGctatttcagcttcttgctgtaCAGCTGAATGCCTTTTACGTAATGTTTGGAGAAGTAAAATCTCGGAAGAGGTTTTCATATCTTTTGCCCAGTTTGGATGATGAAGTAAATTGCCAGAGTCAGTAGATTCTGGCACTGACAAGTTTCTTCAAGCTTAAGAGCGAGTGCAATTGTTtccaagcatttttcttttctgagacaGGGAGCACCAGAAGTTGTCATCTTAAAATACGACATGGAGGGGAGGCTGGTTGTTCACACATTCTTGCCAACATTCATGCAATCTGTCCCATTATCAAGAACAAAATTAGGGACTGAACGGAGGTCTTTCAAATTCCAGTGTTGCAAAAATGGACTTTTTACGATACTAATGTCAAAAGAATCCTGATTGTACTAGACTGGAAGTATCTCTTCTAGCTGAAAAATCAGgaagagcacagaagaaaatgcctcTGCTCTACTGCTCTTCGGGCTTCAGTGAATTCTCTGGCCAGCAGATGGCGAACTCGTTCTCTCTAAACCAGTCCAAAGTAGAGGAAGAAAGTCAACGTCTTGCATGCATTACACAAGTGCGGGGCATGGGGATCCCTGGGCTATATACGTGAAAGAGATGTTCGTTGATAAATACAGCAGTACCCACCCCACTTGGATACACTGCTTGCAAGGTAAGCAGGATAGGAGGGCTGTGCAAAGCAATTCTGTTAAATTGAGGAATTCAAGTATTTCGTCAAGCCTGAAGATACTAATTAGTTTCCTTTTGGGGAAGGTCAgtctttcaaagcaaagaaaaaatgtctcttaAGCAGGATTTTCTGAATGGTGGAATCTAATCTGAAAAAAGACCACTTCCACACGTTAATTATTTGCtaggtttattatttttaattttctactgTATTGAACCTCTTAAAGAAGCTAGGGACAGACTAGGAGCAACGGAGGACTTGTTAGAGTGCCTTTTAAACCGGAATCATGTTCCTTTGAATAAATGAACAAGGATAGCTAGTGACAATTTGTGATTTAAGGAAATTGCAGATACGTGAGAGAAAGAGCAGCATTAAAGCAGTTAAATTCCTGCATTCCTAAGTGCTCTCTCTAGCAAGTTAGTGAACGCTTCTGTTCTGTGGCTAGGATTTGGTCAGCTTTGATCACTAGTAAACCAAGGATGCCGTCCAGTCAAACCTTCATATGACTGTAACTTACCTAAGGTCAACCGTTTGCTATCAAAGCAGGTAGCTTGGTCCTACTATTCTGTACAGCTCACCAATTTTAGCATAGAATTCAAATGTAGTCCGTTTAATGGGAGGGCTTTGGAAGCCGCCTTCTCCAGTCAGTTCAGCCCTGTAGTCAGAGAGCAGATCAATCCGTGTACAGGGTTGTGACTTCtctctttggaaagaaaaccagTGAGCCAGACGGTTCCATGTAGACTATCACAGCAGGGAATgacatttcttccctttgtctttCAGATGCAGAGCTTACTGCTGGAAGCCTTCAATACTCAGACTAAACCTACCATCAAATCCGACAACCTTTTTACCATTGAAACGCAACAACTTCTTACCGTCAAACCCAACAACGTCTTACGACTTCTTACCATCAAAAACCCAACAACTTCTTACAATTTCTTACCGTCAATCCCAACGTCTTCTTACCGTCAAAACCGACTGCCTTTTACAGTCAAAACCGACTGCCTTTTACCTTCACAACCGACGATGCAACCTCAtcatgttataaatgaagtctcaactccctctgaatttagtaacataaaagaatatttataaaaggcaagtaaacagcgctgggtgcgtggggagtctatgctctaccacCACGCGCACCCAACTGTcaaactttccaaatatatagaggacattgctgttacatatttacaagaaacccaagtacgcctatacatatggaTATCCTATCCCCGCTTCATATTAGAGTTCTCTTTGTGGTGGTCCTTGTGGGTGAAAGGCTCACGGTTTCCCCATCACCAttagcaaccttttgttccagactgcaggagcggcttcgactgtctccctcttcttctgcacatgctctgcccaCTACAAGGTtcccaaaagcaacaaaacgGGATTGCTTTTCCCACGTTTCATTAACCCTTGAAACCAcactaataatattattatcatataacataaaacaataaatgttaacagttctaaCCAGCAACCCCCCCAGCAACTTCCGTGCCTTGTGccttaacagaggggaaaacaagcaaccccagacaGCAGGGCGTTGCCTCAAtcccccttctttatttcctctaaccactttacattcctgatgacctcaccgttaagagtctgatgttatcaccaaccaggaggctttccgacccccattGTCACgttcccaaatctcccccttctttattaatatcagccatttttctgacacaaattaccactccatatataacaatccctcctcttcttttgaatGTCATTAATTCGTGTCTTGGCTTTGAATTTGGCCAAGGCCAATTGAACCATAAAAGAATGCTTTCACAATATTCTCTGTAAGATTTATAAACAAGTTTTTAGCAATGGTTGGAATCCCATAGTTAGCTCGTGTTTCAGTTTCATGATTCCACAGGGTGTATAATAATTGTACTTTTCCCAATTAACCCTCCTTCATTATTAGCTCTTACCTCTATCCGCCATTGATAGGGGACCTCTTTCGGCTCGTAACTGGTTATCTTATTGCTTTCATTACATCGAGCATACTCTGGTTTCCATAGCATAGGTTTAACAGGCATAGTAGTGTTTGTTCCTGAATTCTTCCCCTCCGGGTGTTAACAATACATTCACTACAATTCTGAGACCAATAGCATGTAATTAGGAGAGGTCCGGTAAAGGCCATGTTACCCGGTGGTTATTACCCTAAGGGGTTGCAGCCCTTGGTAAACCTTCTTGAGCCGCAGTACTGGTCCCTTCTCCGGTCTTGCCCTCTCCCTGATGCTTCTTAGGAAATGGTCCAGACTTACACACGCAATGGTTCTTCTATTTGCATTCAACTTTTCCACGAGTTAGTGGGGGCTCGATTCAAAGCAGATAACCAATCATCTAGGTAAATTTTCCCacctattattttaaatttttcaggTAATTCAAGATGTTGTGGGTATCTCTACTGGAGGTGGCACTCCCCCTATGGGATTTTGGGGTCCCCCAATCCTTCTATTAGGGCCTTTATATGAGTTTCCAATGATTGCTAATATTCTAATCAGTACAAGATTTAATATACATACAATTAGCATCCAAAGGGTAGCTATGCCCTGATATGCTTCAAGTTCTTTTAAGCTTAACTTTCGGATCTCCAGAAGTAGACTCAACCTTCCAGGTTCCTGTTATGGGTCCCTTTAGTCGTGATGCATGTGTCCACCCCTTTTCCACCGTTCTTCTAGCCGTCTCTTTCGTAGTTCAGTAAAGTCCACCTGTATTCTCTCAAATGGTCGATATGCAATTCGTCTTCCTCCAGCAGGTGCTTGCCTAATCACCTTCTTATTCACCTTTTGACATGTTAAGCATCCTTGGACGGTTTGTTTGGCTATCTCATATATTCCTACAGACccataaaattttagaaattgatCACTCAATGCTTTTGTTCCCCAGTGGGTTTGTAGGTGTAGCTGTAAAAGTA
This genomic window from Aythya fuligula isolate bAytFul2 unplaced genomic scaffold, bAytFul2.pri scaffold_57_arrow_ctg1, whole genome shotgun sequence contains:
- the LOC116501640 gene encoding LOW QUALITY PROTEIN: ubiquitin carboxyl-terminal hydrolase 42-like (The sequence of the model RefSeq protein was modified relative to this genomic sequence to represent the inferred CDS: deleted 2 bases in 2 codons); its protein translation is MTVAKKPKSSKPKKPSSRRSGKSKKPSPKILMSRTANWGRIVPAEDSSQVSVAQGRGGAIYCRSSEKSKAFAPRDLIVNDGIAPPQSILFPPEKICMDWRETQSVGVGLYNLGNTCFLNATLQCLTYTPPLANYMLSLEHSQSCREQDFCMMCTMETHINQALRCTVDAIEPTHVISNLSRIGQHFRFGSQEDAHEFLRYTVDAMQEACLNGSTELDRSSQATTIIHQIFGGFLRSRVKCLNCKAVSDTYEAFLDITLDIKAVSSVSRALELFVKPEELDGENCYKCSECKKMVPASKRFTIHRSSKVLTISLKRFADFTGGKINKEVKYPEYLDLRAYMSQSMGEPLLYALYAVLVHHGVSCHSGHYICYVKAGNGLWYQMNDAKVVHTDIKRVLGQQAYILFYIRRYDLTLGERAFYLPAPSYPCSFPPGQQGANSKQAGFLGPRLLPHMIKNSSRLNGNGSIKEDTKTTGVTLKRPSSAPPMACVQNQAITRPSMTDTSRKQKITISIHNKLPARQTVSQPDCLSSAVEDEDLYQAVPSSTITNSMPGAMPSVNREVITESFRASQLNSLSEEMSVAEPPKSPGNDEYLAQYQCDDRGDKEKARRSKERDLISKENVLSGKESCEPAIADRRQDTKDKTKTTEKEHYRSKREHAPSEEKESQKAGPSSKRRCSQSVEFVEQKSHKQEYWEGSRYRSFPRERNSPENGRRAVKYSKYRSGSGGRSEQGSNRYYRSKGERSWSRERYYRDEARRWERCGYYKDYYSPHATGDSRERKFSHGDSAFDRSTATYYSRSHKHYHYKSGWPHGSLLREEDVRRFGTPRADLHRCSVPQQHSRRHSRERHALPPVSAHLENCRQKTETEGNRKRKYTRAEGSESEIERKDRKIEKELVGGEKMQKYHKFWKKKKSKDKDGEKDSKLHDLCFCALRFDNANRKRKKKKKKEKKRRKRRNTRKAKGSLEHLDPRFQKITREKKEECHPPDGSSCQ